A genomic window from Helicobacter suis HS1 includes:
- a CDS encoding NADH-ubiquinone oxidoreductase subunit E family protein — translation MKRFDLRPLKDQPNEAVLNHMGGILDRSVQAGEVVIFMLEVVDFNIVEQSAEYVKQRGDTLMNSLRFNRVDWTLVVKKR, via the coding sequence ATGAAGCGCTTTGATCTGCGCCCCTTAAAAGATCAACCCAATGAGGCGGTTTTAAACCACATGGGGGGTATTTTAGATCGTAGCGTACAAGCTGGTGAGGTGGTGATTTTCATGCTAGAAGTGGTGGATTTTAACATCGTAGAGCAAAGTGCGGAGTATGTCAAACAAAGGGGGGATACTTTAATGAATTCTTTGCGTTTTAACCGCGTAGACTGGACTTTGGTAGTCAAAAAGAGGTAG